A genomic stretch from Corynebacterium kutscheri includes:
- a CDS encoding exodeoxyribonuclease III, which produces MRIANWNVNSARTRVDRMTEFLHRHNIDVLAVQETKCKDEQFPYAPFEQMGYQVAHCGFNQWNGVAIISRVGIDDVQNHFPGQPGFNKDATKEQTIEARAIGALCAGVRVWSLYVPNGREIADAHYDYKLRWLYSLQAYVLSSPEEKMVLLGDYNIAPKDEHVWSLRAFEGKTHVTEPERQAFDSLLEAGLEIHSLQTGFSYWDYFQNRFERGQGMLIDFQLARGLSSTHTFIDVDERRGKGASDHAPVVVDYNA; this is translated from the coding sequence ATGCGCATTGCCAATTGGAATGTCAATTCTGCTCGCACCAGGGTAGATCGGATGACTGAGTTTCTCCACCGCCACAATATTGATGTCTTAGCTGTCCAAGAGACCAAATGTAAAGATGAGCAATTCCCCTATGCTCCTTTTGAACAGATGGGATATCAGGTTGCTCACTGTGGATTTAACCAGTGGAATGGTGTAGCAATCATTTCTCGGGTTGGTATCGACGATGTACAGAATCATTTCCCTGGCCAACCAGGTTTTAACAAAGATGCCACCAAAGAACAAACTATTGAAGCGCGCGCTATTGGTGCATTGTGTGCTGGTGTTCGGGTGTGGAGCCTTTATGTTCCTAATGGTCGCGAAATAGCCGATGCTCACTACGATTATAAGCTGCGGTGGTTATATAGCTTGCAGGCCTATGTGCTGAGCAGCCCAGAAGAAAAAATGGTGTTGCTTGGCGATTATAACATCGCCCCTAAAGATGAACATGTGTGGTCACTGCGTGCGTTTGAGGGAAAAACACATGTTACGGAACCAGAACGACAAGCCTTCGATAGTCTGCTAGAAGCCGGATTAGAAATTCATAGTCTCCAAACAGGTTTTAGTTATTGGGACTATTTTCAAAATCGTTTTGAACGCGGCCAAGGAATGCTCATTGATTTCCAGCTTGCTCGTGGTTTAAGTTCCACACATACGTTTATCGACGTTGATGAGCGTCGCGGTAAAGGTGCTTCCGATCATGCACCAGTAGTGGTAGATTACAATGCTTAA